Genomic DNA from Bosea sp. Tri-49:
TCGAAGTTCGACCGTTGGTTCCTCGAGTTGATGGAAGAAAGCGACGCCGATCGGGTGATCCGCGAAGCGACCGTCGAGCGGATGAATGATGCCGGCGGCGGCGGCACCACCGAGCTCCTCGCCTGGATGGTGGCAATGGCGGCGGCGGGCGGCACCGGCGCGCGCTCAGTCTTCTACGTTGCATCGGCGGAGATGCGTTGCGGCATCGGCGCCAGCGTCTGGTCGGATTTCGCCTGACATGGCCGAGCGCGAGACAACAGAAGCGTTTGCCAGCCGAGGCGCCCTTACGACTGTCGAGGAGCGGGTCGCGCCACAGCGCACCGCGCTGATCGTGGTCGACATGCAGAACGATTTCTGTGCCCCCGGCGGCTATATCGACGGTATCGGCAAGGACGTCTCCGGCCTTGCCGCCATCGTGCCGCCGCTGAACGGCTTGCTGGCGCAGGCACGCCGCGTCGGGGTTCCGGTGGTCTGGCTGACGGCCTGCTACGAGGAGCACGAGATCCCGCCCTCGATGATCACGCAACGCCGCCGGATCGGCGCCAGCGCCGTCTGCTGTGAGCGCGGCTCCTGGGGGGCAGGGTTCTTCGGTGTCTCGCCGGAGCCTGGCGAGGTGGTATTCGAGAAGCACACCTATTCCGGTTTCTCCAATCCCGGCCTGGGGCGGCACCTGCAGGCGCTGGGGCGCGAAGCCCTCGTCTTCGCCGGCGTGCAGACCAATGTCTGCGTCGAATCGACCCTCCGCGAGGCGCATAGCCGCGGCTTTGACGTCGCCATCGTGCAGGACGCCGTCGCCTCGCACGCGGCCACGCAGCACCAGGCGACGCTCGCCAATGTCGGTTTCCTGTTCGGTGACGTGATCACGGCCGAAGTCGTCGCGCGGGCCTGGGCCGCTCCGCCGGCTTCGGTCGTGGCAATGGAGGAGCATTCGCAGGTCTCGGATGCGCTGTTACCCGGTGGGAACCGATGACGGGCGCCGCGCCGATGCGGCGGCGCATCGACATCCATCACCATTTCATACCGCCGCGCTATCGCGAGCTGGTCGGCGCCGATGCGATCGGCCGCACGCTGGTCTCGGGGCAGGCACCC
This window encodes:
- a CDS encoding cysteine hydrolase family protein — encoded protein: MAERETTEAFASRGALTTVEERVAPQRTALIVVDMQNDFCAPGGYIDGIGKDVSGLAAIVPPLNGLLAQARRVGVPVVWLTACYEEHEIPPSMITQRRRIGASAVCCERGSWGAGFFGVSPEPGEVVFEKHTYSGFSNPGLGRHLQALGREALVFAGVQTNVCVESTLREAHSRGFDVAIVQDAVASHAATQHQATLANVGFLFGDVITAEVVARAWAAPPASVVAMEEHSQVSDALLPGGNR